TGTTCCCTGCCGGGCGCAACGCCGCCGGTGCCGCGGCGCTGCGCCTGGGCCTGGATATCGGCCGGGCGTGGCAGGGCATCAACGCGCACGGGGCGCACGGCGCAAGGTCGGCCACGCACAAGGGGCGGGCGATGGCGGCGCGGGCGGCGCGCGTGCTGCGGCGGTACCCGCTGCTCACGGTCGGCTGCGCGGCGTTCGTGCTGTTGCCCCCGCTGGCCGCGCTGCTGATGGGCGGCCGCGCGGCGCTGCCCGGCGTGGCCGCGCCGGACCATGCCATCAACGGGCAGGTGGCCGACCTGCTGCGCGGCGAGCGGCTGGCCGCGCCGCTGCCGCCGCCGCCCGCCGCCTTCACCACCGCCGAAGTGACGCTGGTGCGCCCGCAGCTGGCCAGCGCGAACCGCAACTGGGATCTGCTGGATCCGGATTTCACGCAGCGGCTGCTGCTCGTGTTCAAGGTGATGCGCGACCAGTATGGCTACGAGATGGTGCTGCTGGAGGGCTATCGCAGCCCCGAGCGCCAGAACCGGCTGGCCGATGCCGGCGGCCACGTGACCAATGCGCGCGCGTTCCAGAGCTGGCACCAGTTCGGGCTGGCCGGCGATTGCGCGTTCCTGCGCAACGGCAAGGTGGTGATCTCGGAAAAGGACCCGTGGGCGATGCGCGGCTACCAGCTGTATGGCCAGGTGGCGGAAGCCGCCGGCATGACCTGGGGCGGGCGCTGGAAGATGATGGATTTCGGCCACGTGGAATTACGCGCGCGCCGCCGCTGAAATTGCGCATAGTCAACAAATTTCCCAGAGGATAGTGGCACCATCATCCGACCAGCAACGAACGGGTAACCAACGGGTGCCACTATGATGCAACGAATCTGGCTGTTCCTGACGGACTCCCGTCATCTTGCGATCCTCGGCCTGGTCGCGATGGCGGGTCTGTATTACCTTGGCGCCGAGCTGATGGAGCTCGCGCTGATCTGGGTCATCGCCGCCACCTGCGCGACAGTGCTGCTCTGGCTGCTCGTGCGCTGGCTGCGGCGCCTGCTGGCGGCGCGCCGCACGGCACGGATCGAGCGGGCAATCGAGGAAACCACCGAACCCGCGGCCGAGACCAGCGACGATGTCGACGTGCTGCGCACCGGCCTGCTGAAGGCGATCGAGACGATCCGCGGCTCCCGGCTGGGCATCAGGACAGGCAGCCGCGCGCTGTACGAACTGCCGTGGTACATGATCATCGGCAATCCGGCAGCCGGCAAGAGCAGTGCGGTCGTCAATTCCGGCCTGCAGTTCCCGATCGCCGACGGCAAGGTGGTGCAGGGCGTGGGCGGCACCCGCAACTGCGACTGGTTCTTCACCACCGAGGGCATCGTGCTCGACACGGCGGGCCGCTATTCGGTGGATGACGAGCACCGCGGCGAGTGGCATGGTTTCCTCGACCTGCTGAAGAAGCACCGCGCGCGGGCGCCGGTCAACGGCATCCTGATCGCGGTCAGCATCGCCGAGCTGCGCGGCGCCGATGCCGATGCCGGCCTGCGGCTGGCGCGCTGCCTGCGCAAGCGCGTGCAGGACCTGATCGAACGGCTCGAAGTGTTCGCGCCCGTGTACGTGGTGTTCACCAAGGCCGACCTGATCGCCGGCTTCGCCGAGTTCTTCGCGCCCTTCGAACGGGCCGAGCGCGAGCGTCCCTGGGGCGCCACGATGCCTTACCGGCGCAAGGCCGGCGCGCAGGAAATCCTGGCGTTCTTCGACAGCGCGTTCGACGAGCTGCACGAAGGCCTCAAGGAAACCTGCATCGCCAACATGACGCTGCAGCGGCGCGGCCAGCAGCCTTCCGGCATCTTCACGTTCCCGCTCGAGTTCTCGTCGCTGCGGGTGCCGCTGCGCGCCTTCCTGGCCACGCTGTTCGAGGACAACGCGTTCCAGTTCAAGCCCATGTTCCGCGGCTTCTACTTCACCAGCGCGCTGCAGGAAGGCGCGCCGGTCAGCGCCCAGTCGCACCGGGTGGCGGAGCGTTTCGCGCTGTTGCGCAGGACCGCGCCGCCACCGCAGCACGAGGTGCGCCAGACCGGCTACTTCCTGCAGGACCTGTTCCGCAAGGTGATCTTCGAAGACCGCAACCTGGTATCGCAATACGCCAGCCGCAGCAAGATCCAGTTCAAGTACGGGGCATTTGTCGCCGTGGCCGTGGCGCTGGGCGTCTCGCTGGCCGGATGGAGCTGGTCCTACCTCGGCAACCGGCAGCTGCTCGCCGCCGTGCAGGGCGATCTCGACAAGGTGGTGCGCCTGCAGGACGGCCGGCTCGACCTGCAATCGCGGCTGGAAGCGCTGGAAGTGCTGCAGCAGCGCATCGGGCAGCTGGAAAAATACCGGCAGGACAGGCCGTGGGCGCTCTCGCTGGGCCTGTACCAGGGCGGGCTGCTGGAGCGCAAGCTGCGCGAGGAATATTTTGGCGGCGTGCGCGAGGTGATGGTGAAACCGGTGGCCGCCAACCTCGAAGCGCTGCTGTACGAGATGAACGCCAATGCCGCCCAGCTGGCCGCACCCGCCGTGGCGCAACAACAGTCCGCATTGCAGCCGACCCTGCAGCCGGCGCAAACCCCGGCGCGCGCCTATGCCGATGCCTCGCCCACCAACGTGGAAGATGCGTACAACGCGCTGAAAACCTACCTGATGCTGGCCGATCCCGCCCACGCCGAGCCGGGCCACCTGAACGACCAGCTGACCCGGTTCTGGCGCGGCTGGCTGGAGGCCAACCGCGGCACGATGCCGCGCGAGCAGATGATCCGCAGCGCCGAGCGGCTGATGACGTTCCACCTGGCGCAGCTGGGCGATCCGTCGTGGCCGCGCATCGAGCAGAAGCTGGCGCTGGTCGACACGGCGCGCGAAAACCTGCGGCGCGTGGTGCGCGGCATGCCGGCGCGCGACCGCGTGTATGCCGAGATCCGCGCCCGCGCCGCAACGCGCTTCCCGGCCATGACGGTGGGCCGCATCGTCGGCGAGCAGGATGCCGCGCTGGTGCAGGGCAGCCACGCGGTATCCGGCACGTTCACCCGCGAAGCGTGGGAGAAATACGTGGCCGGCGCGATCCGCGACGTATCGGCGAAAGAGCTGCAAAGCACCGACTGGGTGCTGAAGACGGCCAGCCGCGACGACCTGACGCTGGAAGGCAGCCCGGAGCAGATCGAGAAGAACCTGGTCGACATGTACAAGGCCGACTACACGCGCGAATGGCAGAAGTTCGTGCAGGGCGTCGCGATCGCCGACATGAACGGCTTCAACGGCGCGGTGGCGGCGATGAACCGGCTGGGCGATCCGCAGGCGTCGCCGATCGCCAGGCTCCTGAACACGATCCACGAGCAGACCGCGTGGGACAACCCCGGTGCCGTGGATGCGCAGGTCAAGGAGGCGCGGACCGGCTTCGTCAACTGGATCAGGACGCGCGTAATGCAGCGCGCCCCGACGGTCAATGCCAACGTGAACGTGAATATCCGGCTTGGCGGCAGCGGTTTTGGCGGGGCGGCGGGCCCGATCGGACGCGAGTTCGCGCCGGTGGCGCGGATCGTGGGCAAGCACGACAAGGATGCGTCGCTGCTGCGTTCCTATCTCGACACGCTGTCGCGCCTGCGCACCCGGCTGAATGGATTGAAGAACCAGGGCGATCCAGGTCCCGGCGCCAAGGCGTTCATGCAGCAGACACTGGAAGGCAGCGGTTCCGAACTGGCCGATGCGCTGCGCTTCGTCGACGAACAGATGTTGAACGGCATCAGCGACACGCAGAAGGCGGCGGTGCGGCCACTGCTGGTGCGGCCGCTGATGCAGACGTTCGCCGTGATCGTCGGCCCGGCCGAGGCGGAAATCAACAAGACCTGGCTGGCGCAGGTGTACGAACCGTTCAACCGCACGCTGGCCGGCAAGTATCCGTTCTCGCAATCGGCCCGGATCGAAGCCAGCCAGGCGGAGATCGCGCAGTTCTTCGGACCGGAAGGCCTGGTGGCGAAATTCGTCAACACGTCGATGGGGCCGCTGGTGGTGCGGCGCGGCGACGTGCTGGCGCCGCGCACCTGGGCCGACATGGGCATCACGCTGCAGCCGCAGGCGGTGCAGCGCTTCCCCGGCTGGGTGGCCGTGGCGGGCGCCGGCCCGTCGGCCGCCACGGCGCAGACCGTGTTCCAGATCCTGCCGGTCCCGTCGCCCGGCACCATCGAATACACGGTGGAAATCGACGGCCAGCAACTGCGCTACCGGAACACGCCGCCGCAATGGACCAGCATGGTGCATCCGGCCGCGCAAGGCGTGCCGGGCGCCCGCGTCAGCGCGGTGGCGTTCGACGGCCGCAATGTCGAACTGTTCAACGAGGCCGGGCAGTTCGGCCTGAAGCGGCTGATCGAGGCCGCCACGAAGAAACGCAAGGAAGGCAGCGTGCATGAACTGCGCTGGAGCGCCGACGGCCTGACGGTCGCGGTCGACCTGCGCATCACGAGCAGCCCGGCCGTCGCCGACGACGCGGCGACGCCGCAGCAGGGCTTCACCGGCATGCGCCTGCCGGAAACGATCGTCGGCGGCGTGCCGCCGGCACCGGCCGCGGCGCCCGTGGTGGCCCAGGCCATGGCGCCGGCAACGGCGGGAGGAGCACAGTGATGAGCGCATTTCGTATCGGCTACTTCGGCAAGCTGCCGGCCCGTTCCGACTTCGTCAAGGGCGGTGCCCAGCACGAACTTGCCGGCCTGATCGACGAATGGCTGGCCGGCATGATGAACGGCCTGACCGCCAATCCGCGCTGGAAGCAGCACTACGACGCAACGCAGCCGCTGCACTTCGCGTTCGTCGGGCCGCGCAGCCACGTGGCGGTGGCCGGCCACCTGGCGGCAAGCAACGACCAGTCCGGCAGGCGTTTCCCGTTCATCGCGATGGGCACGCTGGAGGTGCCGCGGCCCGAATCGTTCCTCGCCGCCAGCCCCCTCGCGCTGGACCCGCTGTGGCAGCGGCTCGACGCGCTGGCGGACGAAGTATTGACGGCCGCCGACCCGGCCACGCCACTGCAGGCGCTGGGCAGGACGGTACTGGACCCCGCCGCCGGCGACGACCCCGCCGCGGTACTGGACCGGTTTGCCGCCGGCACCGACGTGGCCATGCTGGAAGCCATGCTGGCGCACGGCGGGCACCGCCCGTCGGTGCGCGGCATCGTGCTGGGCATCGGCTTGCTGCTGCAGCCGTTCGACTGGAGCGGCAGCACGCAGCTGGAACGCGGCCTGGCCTTGCCGTTGCCGCGCGCGGCCGGGCCGCGGCCCGCCGTGGCGGCATTCTGGCTGGCGCTGATCGCGCCGTTCCTGCGCCGCCACGAAATCGAACTGGCGCTGTTCGTGGCCGTGATCGCGGAGCGGCCGATGCTGGTGGTGGGCTTCGCCGGCGCATCGCCTGGCGCGCTGCAGGCGATCATCGATCCGGAAGCGGCACCCGGTCGCCTGATCGGCTTCGACGACACCGGCTGGGTGGACGACATGATCGCCGGCGACCACACGGTGCTGCGGTTGTCCGCCTGCCTGGCGCAGGGCAGCCTGTCGCTCGCCGCCGCGCGCGGGCTGTTTTGCGAGACCTTTGCCTGAAGGAGAACCCATGCATACGACAACAACGATTTTCGGCACGATGCTGTGCAGCCTGGCCCTGGCGGCCGGCGGCGCCGCCGCGCAGGCCCCGGTGCCGGCAAGCCCGATGCCGGGCCAGGTGCTCGTCAGCGGCACGGTGCCCGACGAGGCCAGCAAGGCCGCGGTGCTGGCGCGCGTGCGCGACCTGTATGGCGCCGGGCGCGTGGTGGACCAGGTCGCGATCGGCAACGTGGTGCAGCCGCCGAACTGGAACGGCTATGTGCACAAGCTGATCCAGCCGAACCTGAAGCTGATCAGCAAGGGCCAGCTGAAGGTGGACGGCAACAACGTCAGCGTGCAGGGCGAGGTGGCGAACGAGGCGCAGCGGCAGCAGATCGCCGGCGACATCGCCGCCAGCCTGAATCCGACCTATATCGTGAAGAACGGGCTGCGGGTCAGCGCGGCCGAACAGAACCTGCTGGACGCCGCGCTGGCCAGGCGCATCATCGAGTTCGAGAGCGGCCAGGCGGTGATCCGGCCATCCGGCCTGCAGATCCTGGACGAGATGGCCGCCGCGCTGCTGAAGGTGAAGGGCAAGAAGGTCGAGGTGATCGGCCACACCGACAACACCGGCCTGCGCGAGAGCAACCTGTCGCTGTCGCTCGCGCGTGCCGAGGCCGTGCGCACCTACCTGGCCGGCAAGGCCGTCGACACGGCCATGATCAACGTCTCGGGCCAGGGACCGGACCGCCCCGTGGCCGACAACGCCACGGCGGACGGGCGGGCCCGCAACCGCCGCATCGAGTTCCGCGTGGCGGACTGACGGCCCGGCCGGACCGGGCCGGCCGGCTAGGGCAGCGTGATCGTCAGGCTGGCCGGGCGGGGCGCCAGCTTGACGAGGTCGGCATAGGCCGCCATCGCCTGTTGCGCGTCGCGGTTCAGCGATGCGCGCAGCCCCGTGAACACTCCCAGCCCCACCAGCGCGAACACGGCGGAAACTGCCCACAGCGGCACATCGCTGCGCAGCCGGTTGATCACCTGGTCCGGCCGTGCGGCGCGCGGCGCGAAGCCGCTGGCCTTGCCCTTGATGTGGGTGATCTCGTCGCCCAGCCGCGCCGTCATGTAGGCCAGCCGGTCGCCGCTGTCGCCCGCATGCTTGCCCTTGAAGCCCAGCAGCAGGCACATGTGGAAGACCTGCAGCGCCTGCAGCCGCGCGCCGCCCTTGCCGCGCAATTCGTCGAGCCGGTCGAAGAAGTGCTCGCCCGCCAGCTGGTCGCCGAATACCGTCAGTTGCAGCGGATGCTGTTCCCACGAACCGCGCAGTGGGGACGCCGTGGTCAGCAGCACTTCATCCATCGCGGCGCACCACGCGTACTTCGCCGCTTCGATGTCGTCGCCTTCGGCGCGCAGCTTCCTGGCCTCGCGGTCGAAATCGGCCAGGAAGGCGCTGATGCGCTGCATGAATTCCTGCTCGGCGGGCGGCTCGCAATCGGTCTTCAGCAGGAACATCAGATGGAAGCCCTCGTGCATCAGGTCCAGCAGCGAATGGATGCGCGCGCCGTCCGGCGTGACGGGGCGGGCGGCGAACAGGGAAGGCGCGGCGCGCCGTTCGATTTGCGTTGTCATGGCGTTCTCCTCGTTGTCGGTTACGCGCACTGCGCCTGCGCCAGCGGCCGGGCCACCTGCGGCTGCCGCGCCGCGGCGCCCTGGCCGATCGTCATCGCGCAGGCGTGCAGGCCGATCGTGATGCCGGCCTTCTCGGCGTCGGCGGTGGGGAAGGCGGCCCGCCAGCGCTGGCCGTCAGGCGCGCGAAACAGCGCCACCACGCCGACATAGCCGGCTTCCCGGCTGACTTTCTCCGTGACCTCGTAGCGCTGGCCCGGGATCAGCAGCACTTCCTTCACTTCGAGCAGGTCGGGGCCGAGCAGCTCGCGTTCCGCCTGGGCGCTGGCGAAGCCGCCATACGACACCCGCTCGAACGCCTCTGCCTGGCGCAGCTTGTAGATGCGTGCCACCAGAGCCAGCGGCGGGCCGCCGTTGCCGCTGTTCAGGGTCGGCGCGGCATGCAGCCGGATGTTGACGTTGCGCGCCGGCTTCTGCGCGTCGGGCAGCTCGGGAGGGCGGTTGACGCCGGCGATCTGCAGCACGGCGCCGGCGATCGATGCCGTGCCGCAGCCGGCGAGGACTGCCGCGGCCGCGGCGGCGGCGATACAGGGTATTGCCTTCATGGGTGCTCCTAAAAGTGGGACGGTCACCCATTTAACCGGCCCGGCACCCGTCCGAACTTGCGGCTACGCAATTACCGTTGCATAGATTGCGTCAACGCAACAATGACTGTCGGCAATTCTTCAATAATTGGTTTCACCCGTTCGCAAGGAGACATGCATGAAACTTCACCTGATTCCCTGCCTGGCCAGCGCGCTGTTGCTGTCGGCCTGTGCCGGCACCGCGCCCACCACCATCGCGGTGCCGGCCGCGGCGACGCTCGACGCGGCGATGGCCGATGCCGAACGCAGCATCGCAGCCGGCGAGGCCGACAAGGCCTACGCGATCCTGCGCAATGCCGGCAGCCGCTTCCCGGCCGAGAAGGCGCCGTGGGTACAGATCGCGCAACTGAAGTTCGATCGCGGCCTGTACGGCGACGCCATCACCAACGCGCTCGAAGCGCTGCAGCGCGATCCGAACGACCGGCAGGGCAGCAGCATCGTCGCCGTGGCCGGGCTGCGCCTGTCGACCAGGGCGGTGGCGGACCTGAGCCAGCAGAACAGCCTGGGCGGCCCGCTGCGCACCGAAGCCCAGCAGCTGGCCAACCTGTTGCGCAGCACGCTCGGCGAAGACGTGCTGGTGCCGGGCAAGGCCAGGCCGGCGCCGTTGAAGAAGCCGGCCGCCGCCACGGTCAAGCGCGCATCCACCCAAACGACCAGCGCCGACCCGTTCGGCGCACTGAAATAGGAGCAGGCCATGGCAAACGGCGACAGTGTGCAGAAGCGCCTCAACAAGGTAAGGCCGCCGCGGGTGCAGATGACGTACGACGTGGAAATCGGCGACGCCATCGAAAACAAGGAGCTGCCGTTCGTGCTCGGCGTGATCGGCGACTACGGCGGCGATCCTGGCAAGGAACAGAAGCGCCTGAAGGATCGCAGCTTCGTCAACATCGACAACGACAACTTCGACGAGGTACTGGCCGGCGTGGCACCGGCGGCGCAGTTCCTGGCGCCGAACCGCCTGACCGGCAAGGGCGACCTGGCCGTCTCGCTGCAGTTCGAGGCGATGGCCGACTTCCGCCCCGAGTCGATCGTGCGCCAGGTCGAGCCGCTGGCGAAGCTGCTCGATGCGCGCACCAAGCTGGCCGACCTGCGCAACAAGCTGGCCGGCAACGACAAGCTGGAAGACATGCTGACCGACGTGCTGAAAAACACCGAGCAGCTGTCGCAACTGAAACCGCCGGCCGGGGAGGAATGACATGTCCGCACAACTGCAGGAAGGGGGCTTGCCCCAGGCCGCCGAAGGCACCGCGCTGCTGGACGAGATCGTCGAGCGCAGCAGGGTCGCCAAGTCCAGCGCCGAACACGAACGCGCGAAGGACATCATCGGCGAACTCGTGAGCCAGGTGCTGGAAGGCACCGTGACCGTCTCGCACAACCTGTCCGCCACGCTCGACGCCCGCGTGGCGGAGCTGGACCGGCTGATCTCGGAACAGCTGTCCGCCATCATGCATGCGCCGGCGTTCCAGAAACTGGAACAGAGCTGGACCGGCCTGCACTACCTGGTGCGCAATACCGCCACCGGGCCGGGGCTGAAGGTGCGCATGATGAACGTCACCAAGCGCGAGCTGGTGCGCGATTTCCAGAGCGCGCTCGAGTTCGACCAGAGCGTGATGTTCCGCAAGGTGTACGAGGAGGAATTCGGCACCTTCGGCGGCGCCCCGTACGCGGCGCTGCTGGGCGATTTCGAGATTTCGCGCCAGCCCGAAGACATGTACTTCGTCGAGCAGATGTCGCATGTGGCGGCCGCCGCGCACGCGCCGTTCATCAGCGCCGCTTCCCCCGAGCTGTTCGGCCTGGAAGGCTTTGGCGACCTGGGCAAGCCGCGCGACCTGGCCAAGGTGTTCGACACGGTCGAGTATGCGAAGTGGAAGGCGTTCCGTGAATCCGAGGATTCGCGCTATGTCGGGCTCACCTTGCCCCGTTTCCTGGGCCGGCTGCCGTTCAATCCGGTCGACGGCACCACGGTGGACGGTTTCACTTTCGTCGAGGACGTGGACGGCACCGATCACCAGAAATACCTGTGGTGTAACGCCGCCTACGCGTTCGGCGCCAGGCTGACGAAAGCGTTCGAGGAATTCGGCTGGTGCGCCGCGATCCGCGGTGTCGAGGGCGGCGGCCTGGTCGACGACCTGCCGACCCACACGTTCAAGACCGACGAGGGCGAAGTCGCCCTGAAGTGCCCGACCGAAGTGGCGATCACCGACCGCCGCGAGAAGGAACTGTCGGACCTGGGCTTCATCTCGCTGGTGCACTGCAAGAACACGTCGTACGCCGCGTTCTTCGGCGCGCAATCGGCGCAGAAGGCGCGCCGCTACAGCACCGAGGCCGCCAACGCCAACGCCGTGCTGTCGTCGCAGCTGCAGTACATCTTCGCCGTGTCGCGCATCGCGCACTACATGAAGGCCATGATGCGCGACAAGATCGGCAGCTTCGCATCGGTATCGAATGTCGAGGATTTCCTGAACCGCTGGCTGATGAAATACGTGCTGCTGGACGATAACGCCAGCCAGGAACAGAAGGCGCAATTCCCGTTGCGGGAAGCATCGGTGCAGGTGCAGGAAGTACCGGGCCGGCCCGGCGTCTACCGCGCCGTCAGCTTCCTGCGGCCGCATTTCCAGCTCGACGAGCTGACCGTTTCGCTGCGCCTGGTGGCGGAGCTGCCGACAACCACGAGTTGATCAACCACGTAAGGAGAAAGCCATGGCAATTGACGTCTATCTGCAGATTGACGGTATCAAGGGCGAGTCGATGGACGACCGCCACAAGGACTGGATCGAGTGCAAATCGGTCAGCTGGGGCGTGGAACAGCCGAAGTCCGCCACCTCGTCCACCGGTGGCGGCCACACGGCCGAGCGTTGCGAACACCAGGACATCGTGCTGCAGAAGCTGGCCGACCTGTCGTCGCCGGTGCTGCTGCAAACCTGCTCGGCGGGCCGCACGATCCCCAAGGCCAGGTTCGAATTCATGCGTGCCGATGCGCAGGGAGAACGCATCAAGTACTACGAGATCGAAATCGAAAACGTGCTGATCGGCGCCGTATCGCCGTCGGTCGCCGAAGGCGACATCCTTACCGAATCGGTGTCGTTGAAATTCTCGAAAATCCGCTGGCGTTACACGCAGCAAAAAATTACCGGCGGCGCGGGGGGCAATACCTCCGGCGGCTGGGATCTGGCAGCGAACCGGATCGTCTGATTTGCGACGGCGACTTTGCCGCGGGTAACACCGCGGTTTTTTTTTGGGAGACCGATTTCATGAACGGTTATACGCCCGGCCTGTTCGACCGGCTGCTCGGCGACCGGAGCTCCGGCACCCGGCTGTCGCTCGAACAGTTGAAGGACGCGGTGGCGCGCGACCTGGAAGACCTGCTCAATACCCGGATGGCGCTGCCGGGCGAACTGCTCGAAGGCTGGCCCGAATGCGCCGCGTCGATCGTCACCTACGGCCTGATCGATATCGCCGGCATGTGCCTGTCCAGCAGCGACGACCGGGCGCGCATCTGCGACGGCCTGCGCGCCACGATCGAACGGCACGAGCCGCGGCTGCGCAGCGTGGTGGCGCGCGTCGAGCACCAGGCCGGCTCCGTCAACCGGATCAACTTCGTCATCACCGGCGTGCTGCACGCGCCGGGCGTGTCCGAACCCATCAATTTCGATGCCGTGCTGCAGCCATCCACGCTGCATTACTCGATTCACCGAAACGCCAGAGGAAACACATGAACAACCTGAAAACGCTGATCGGAAAACTGAACGACACCACGCGCCAGGCCGCCACGCGGGCCGCCAGCATCTGCCTCGCGATGGGGCACTATGAAGTCGACCTGGAACACCTGTTCCTGGCGCTGCTGGAGGAACCGCGCGGCGACCTGGCGGCGATCATCCGCCGCTGCTGGATCGCGAGCGAGGCGCTGGAAGCGGACCTGCGCGCCGAACTGGCCCGGTTCGAAACGGGCAGCAACCGCGTGCCCGTGTTCTCGCGCCACCTGCCGGCACTGCTCGAACATGCCTGGCTGATCGCCTCGCTGGCGCCGCAGCAGCCGGC
Above is a window of Pseudoduganella dura DNA encoding:
- a CDS encoding M15 family metallopeptidase — protein: MFLLSMLLLFVTACLAGWLLVFPAGRNAAGAAALRLGLDIGRAWQGINAHGAHGARSATHKGRAMAARAARVLRRYPLLTVGCAAFVLLPPLAALLMGGRAALPGVAAPDHAINGQVADLLRGERLAAPLPPPPAAFTTAEVTLVRPQLASANRNWDLLDPDFTQRLLLVFKVMRDQYGYEMVLLEGYRSPERQNRLADAGGHVTNARAFQSWHQFGLAGDCAFLRNGKVVISEKDPWAMRGYQLYGQVAEAAGMTWGGRWKMMDFGHVELRARRR
- the tssM gene encoding type VI secretion system membrane subunit TssM yields the protein MQRIWLFLTDSRHLAILGLVAMAGLYYLGAELMELALIWVIAATCATVLLWLLVRWLRRLLAARRTARIERAIEETTEPAAETSDDVDVLRTGLLKAIETIRGSRLGIRTGSRALYELPWYMIIGNPAAGKSSAVVNSGLQFPIADGKVVQGVGGTRNCDWFFTTEGIVLDTAGRYSVDDEHRGEWHGFLDLLKKHRARAPVNGILIAVSIAELRGADADAGLRLARCLRKRVQDLIERLEVFAPVYVVFTKADLIAGFAEFFAPFERAERERPWGATMPYRRKAGAQEILAFFDSAFDELHEGLKETCIANMTLQRRGQQPSGIFTFPLEFSSLRVPLRAFLATLFEDNAFQFKPMFRGFYFTSALQEGAPVSAQSHRVAERFALLRRTAPPPQHEVRQTGYFLQDLFRKVIFEDRNLVSQYASRSKIQFKYGAFVAVAVALGVSLAGWSWSYLGNRQLLAAVQGDLDKVVRLQDGRLDLQSRLEALEVLQQRIGQLEKYRQDRPWALSLGLYQGGLLERKLREEYFGGVREVMVKPVAANLEALLYEMNANAAQLAAPAVAQQQSALQPTLQPAQTPARAYADASPTNVEDAYNALKTYLMLADPAHAEPGHLNDQLTRFWRGWLEANRGTMPREQMIRSAERLMTFHLAQLGDPSWPRIEQKLALVDTARENLRRVVRGMPARDRVYAEIRARAATRFPAMTVGRIVGEQDAALVQGSHAVSGTFTREAWEKYVAGAIRDVSAKELQSTDWVLKTASRDDLTLEGSPEQIEKNLVDMYKADYTREWQKFVQGVAIADMNGFNGAVAAMNRLGDPQASPIARLLNTIHEQTAWDNPGAVDAQVKEARTGFVNWIRTRVMQRAPTVNANVNVNIRLGGSGFGGAAGPIGREFAPVARIVGKHDKDASLLRSYLDTLSRLRTRLNGLKNQGDPGPGAKAFMQQTLEGSGSELADALRFVDEQMLNGISDTQKAAVRPLLVRPLMQTFAVIVGPAEAEINKTWLAQVYEPFNRTLAGKYPFSQSARIEASQAEIAQFFGPEGLVAKFVNTSMGPLVVRRGDVLAPRTWADMGITLQPQAVQRFPGWVAVAGAGPSAATAQTVFQILPVPSPGTIEYTVEIDGQQLRYRNTPPQWTSMVHPAAQGVPGARVSAVAFDGRNVELFNEAGQFGLKRLIEAATKKRKEGSVHELRWSADGLTVAVDLRITSSPAVADDAATPQQGFTGMRLPETIVGGVPPAPAAAPVVAQAMAPATAGGAQ
- the tagF gene encoding type VI secretion system-associated protein TagF, translating into MSAFRIGYFGKLPARSDFVKGGAQHELAGLIDEWLAGMMNGLTANPRWKQHYDATQPLHFAFVGPRSHVAVAGHLAASNDQSGRRFPFIAMGTLEVPRPESFLAASPLALDPLWQRLDALADEVLTAADPATPLQALGRTVLDPAAGDDPAAVLDRFAAGTDVAMLEAMLAHGGHRPSVRGIVLGIGLLLQPFDWSGSTQLERGLALPLPRAAGPRPAVAAFWLALIAPFLRRHEIELALFVAVIAERPMLVVGFAGASPGALQAIIDPEAAPGRLIGFDDTGWVDDMIAGDHTVLRLSACLAQGSLSLAAARGLFCETFA
- a CDS encoding OmpA family protein yields the protein MHTTTTIFGTMLCSLALAAGGAAAQAPVPASPMPGQVLVSGTVPDEASKAAVLARVRDLYGAGRVVDQVAIGNVVQPPNWNGYVHKLIQPNLKLISKGQLKVDGNNVSVQGEVANEAQRQQIAGDIAASLNPTYIVKNGLRVSAAEQNLLDAALARRIIEFESGQAVIRPSGLQILDEMAAALLKVKGKKVEVIGHTDNTGLRESNLSLSLARAEAVRTYLAGKAVDTAMINVSGQGPDRPVADNATADGRARNRRIEFRVAD
- the icmH gene encoding type IVB secretion system protein IcmH/DotU, whose protein sequence is MTTQIERRAAPSLFAARPVTPDGARIHSLLDLMHEGFHLMFLLKTDCEPPAEQEFMQRISAFLADFDREARKLRAEGDDIEAAKYAWCAAMDEVLLTTASPLRGSWEQHPLQLTVFGDQLAGEHFFDRLDELRGKGGARLQALQVFHMCLLLGFKGKHAGDSGDRLAYMTARLGDEITHIKGKASGFAPRAARPDQVINRLRSDVPLWAVSAVFALVGLGVFTGLRASLNRDAQQAMAAYADLVKLAPRPASLTITLP
- the tssJ gene encoding type VI secretion system lipoprotein TssJ — translated: MKAIPCIAAAAAAAVLAGCGTASIAGAVLQIAGVNRPPELPDAQKPARNVNIRLHAAPTLNSGNGGPPLALVARIYKLRQAEAFERVSYGGFASAQAERELLGPDLLEVKEVLLIPGQRYEVTEKVSREAGYVGVVALFRAPDGQRWRAAFPTADAEKAGITIGLHACAMTIGQGAAARQPQVARPLAQAQCA
- the tssB gene encoding type VI secretion system contractile sheath small subunit, whose amino-acid sequence is MANGDSVQKRLNKVRPPRVQMTYDVEIGDAIENKELPFVLGVIGDYGGDPGKEQKRLKDRSFVNIDNDNFDEVLAGVAPAAQFLAPNRLTGKGDLAVSLQFEAMADFRPESIVRQVEPLAKLLDARTKLADLRNKLAGNDKLEDMLTDVLKNTEQLSQLKPPAGEE
- the tssC gene encoding type VI secretion system contractile sheath large subunit; protein product: MSAQLQEGGLPQAAEGTALLDEIVERSRVAKSSAEHERAKDIIGELVSQVLEGTVTVSHNLSATLDARVAELDRLISEQLSAIMHAPAFQKLEQSWTGLHYLVRNTATGPGLKVRMMNVTKRELVRDFQSALEFDQSVMFRKVYEEEFGTFGGAPYAALLGDFEISRQPEDMYFVEQMSHVAAAAHAPFISAASPELFGLEGFGDLGKPRDLAKVFDTVEYAKWKAFRESEDSRYVGLTLPRFLGRLPFNPVDGTTVDGFTFVEDVDGTDHQKYLWCNAAYAFGARLTKAFEEFGWCAAIRGVEGGGLVDDLPTHTFKTDEGEVALKCPTEVAITDRREKELSDLGFISLVHCKNTSYAAFFGAQSAQKARRYSTEAANANAVLSSQLQYIFAVSRIAHYMKAMMRDKIGSFASVSNVEDFLNRWLMKYVLLDDNASQEQKAQFPLREASVQVQEVPGRPGVYRAVSFLRPHFQLDELTVSLRLVAELPTTTS
- a CDS encoding Hcp family type VI secretion system effector, with the protein product MAIDVYLQIDGIKGESMDDRHKDWIECKSVSWGVEQPKSATSSTGGGHTAERCEHQDIVLQKLADLSSPVLLQTCSAGRTIPKARFEFMRADAQGERIKYYEIEIENVLIGAVSPSVAEGDILTESVSLKFSKIRWRYTQQKITGGAGGNTSGGWDLAANRIV